One genomic segment of Rubripirellula tenax includes these proteins:
- a CDS encoding glucuronyl esterase domain-containing protein codes for MKAELMMTQSCGSFAMFVIVVATALGGRLQAQNSVTAAPQWSADSDLVDQLSTKRPEFNYDESKVPNYRLPNPLVLHSGNPVIDAATWNSTRRPELLELFRKHVYGRRPETEYSIAFDVESESTVLDGAAVGRTMKATVSIGPSSFQFPFVVFLPTESDDPAPAFVFINNRTFPAVAEVTENYDSFYPVKDLIQRGYATASFFTSDVDPDRADGYADGIRVFFADGQPPTDDAWRSLSAWGFAASRVLDYLERIPQVDSSHVTVVGHSRGGKASLWAAAEDRRFSVAVSNQSGCGGAALSRRGYGETVGRITEVFPHWFCPRFATYAADVNGLPVDQHELISLIAPRGVYVTSADEDLWADPRGEYLSLVHAAPVFRLLGKTSIGNDFIDDPDLLQYASPPPLDQPQIVGQTGYHIGGGPHGLTHVDWRRIIDFVDGLPK; via the coding sequence GATGTTCGTAATTGTGGTTGCAACTGCATTGGGCGGCCGATTGCAGGCCCAAAACAGCGTTACTGCCGCGCCCCAGTGGTCGGCCGACTCTGATCTTGTTGACCAGCTTTCGACAAAACGCCCCGAGTTCAACTACGACGAGTCGAAAGTCCCCAACTACCGATTGCCGAATCCGTTGGTACTGCACAGTGGTAACCCGGTCATCGATGCGGCAACATGGAACTCCACTCGACGTCCCGAATTATTGGAGCTGTTCCGCAAACACGTGTACGGTCGACGCCCGGAAACCGAGTACTCGATTGCTTTCGATGTCGAGTCGGAATCGACGGTGTTGGATGGCGCCGCGGTCGGCCGAACCATGAAAGCCACTGTCTCGATCGGCCCGAGTTCGTTTCAGTTTCCGTTCGTCGTCTTTTTGCCGACCGAAAGCGATGATCCCGCCCCGGCATTCGTGTTCATCAACAATCGAACATTCCCCGCAGTTGCCGAAGTCACTGAAAACTACGATTCGTTTTATCCGGTCAAAGATCTGATCCAACGCGGTTACGCAACCGCATCGTTCTTCACGTCCGATGTGGATCCCGACCGGGCCGATGGTTATGCCGATGGCATTCGCGTTTTCTTTGCCGACGGACAGCCACCAACGGACGACGCCTGGCGCAGTTTGTCGGCGTGGGGTTTCGCGGCCAGTCGTGTGCTCGACTATCTGGAACGAATTCCGCAAGTCGATTCATCGCACGTTACCGTTGTCGGGCATTCGCGAGGAGGCAAGGCATCGCTTTGGGCGGCAGCCGAGGATCGCCGTTTTTCAGTTGCGGTCAGTAACCAATCGGGATGTGGCGGCGCGGCCCTGTCGCGCCGCGGCTATGGCGAAACGGTCGGCCGAATCACGGAAGTCTTTCCGCATTGGTTTTGCCCTCGATTCGCCACCTACGCCGCTGACGTAAACGGATTGCCCGTCGATCAACACGAACTGATTTCGTTGATCGCCCCGCGTGGTGTTTACGTGACCAGCGCCGACGAAGATCTATGGGCGGATCCGCGAGGCGAATATCTTTCGCTCGTTCATGCGGCGCCGGTGTTTCGGTTGCTGGGGAAAACGTCGATCGGCAACGACTTCATCGATGACCCGGATTTGCTTCAATACGCCAGTCCGCCGCCGCTCGATCAACCTCAGATTGTCGGCCAAACCGGTTATCACATCGGTGGCGGTCCTCACGGATTGACCCACGTTGATTGGCGTCGGATCATCGATTTCGTAGACGGGCTTCCGAAGTGA
- a CDS encoding 3-hydroxyacyl-CoA dehydrogenase family protein, whose protein sequence is MIKGIVLVGAGTVGRAILAAHLDVGVSVHLVDRDANAIRSAADEVNHALHRSVPVRVSDGFSVGDSLSAVSLDCGKTMIETPTIVIESIAERLDVKRAFFADAEKLFGDGAILCSNTSTLRIGDIASSLLRPQRFAGMHFFMPVDQRPAVEIIRGAATDDRTISICAEHASRLKKEPLIAPDTPGFIVNRLLSPYLNQAMLLLCHGIAAERIERAALQYGMPMSPLELIDTIGTRTTFDAGRVYWQSFPQRIAPAPMLGKMIKRGRMGKASGGGFYDYVDGERSDAISPEIAVLADTYHRPIGEVSDIDLVQLLAIPMLIEAAVVHQEGRVTSLASFDTAMRGGLGFSPNRSWTKWFADRADGEIVQAIDRWKQDFKSMNGDSIRFDFLTA, encoded by the coding sequence ATGATCAAGGGAATCGTCTTGGTCGGCGCCGGAACGGTGGGCCGCGCGATCTTGGCCGCGCATTTGGATGTCGGTGTTTCAGTCCACTTGGTGGACCGAGACGCCAATGCGATTCGTTCGGCGGCGGACGAAGTCAACCATGCGTTGCATCGGAGCGTCCCGGTAAGAGTGAGCGACGGTTTTAGCGTGGGTGATTCGTTGTCAGCCGTTTCGCTGGACTGTGGAAAAACGATGATTGAGACGCCGACGATCGTGATCGAGTCGATTGCGGAACGTTTGGATGTCAAACGGGCGTTTTTTGCGGACGCTGAAAAGTTGTTTGGTGACGGGGCGATCCTGTGCAGCAACACCTCGACCCTTCGCATCGGTGATATTGCATCGTCGCTTTTGCGGCCACAGCGATTCGCGGGGATGCACTTTTTCATGCCGGTCGACCAACGACCAGCAGTCGAAATCATCCGAGGCGCGGCGACGGATGATCGAACGATTTCGATTTGCGCCGAGCATGCATCGCGATTGAAGAAGGAACCTTTGATCGCCCCCGACACGCCGGGTTTCATTGTGAATCGGTTGTTGTCGCCCTATTTGAACCAGGCGATGTTGTTGTTGTGCCACGGAATCGCGGCCGAGCGAATCGAGCGGGCAGCACTTCAATATGGAATGCCGATGTCGCCGTTGGAGTTGATCGATACCATCGGCACACGGACGACTTTCGATGCCGGACGCGTCTACTGGCAATCATTCCCCCAACGAATCGCACCCGCGCCGATGTTGGGGAAAATGATCAAACGCGGACGAATGGGCAAAGCATCCGGCGGCGGTTTCTATGACTATGTCGACGGTGAACGCTCGGATGCCATTTCACCCGAAATTGCCGTATTGGCCGACACCTATCATCGTCCGATTGGCGAAGTTTCCGACATCGACCTGGTTCAACTGTTGGCCATTCCGATGCTGATCGAAGCTGCGGTGGTTCATCAAGAGGGACGCGTTACCTCGCTTGCCTCGTTTGACACGGCAATGCGAGGTGGCTTGGGTTTTTCGCCAAATCGTTCTTGGACGAAGTGGTTTGCCGATCGTGCGGATGGCGAGATTGTTCAGGCGATAGACCGTTGGAAGCAGGATTTCAAGTCCATGAACGGGGATTCCATCAGATTTGACTTCTTGACAGCCTGA